The Deltaproteobacteria bacterium genome has a window encoding:
- a CDS encoding UbiA family prenyltransferase yields MGLFSDSVKTWRVSCWWRWKIPPLLGVALAQALLLGTAPAELLQLYFLAAVFCVSSVAAFGYAINEWADGKSDELAQKPNSMAGLKLRSRAFSVLLPLLAGGGAALAGGFGPAANTVLALEFFLVAAYSISPLRLKERGVFGVMADALSSGFLPGLFIILAFSRKAPDIPIRAVIFDVFLLTQLLAAGIKGILTHQDLDRENDRAAGTITFALSTGPATLRRILVKICYPAELFAITGMVISIYPAAPLVLPVFILYSLMELSKIGMNWRVAAGSGQVPYLPFYNNFFQELAWPLTLAFSASLVHPALSILPIFQVIFFYKNIPAQTEEFLRLNSAYRNRLSEWMEARRRREIEAEDKKNRHWEKD; encoded by the coding sequence ATGGGCCTTTTTTCCGACTCCGTCAAAACTTGGCGGGTTTCATGCTGGTGGAGGTGGAAGATTCCGCCCCTGCTGGGAGTGGCCTTAGCCCAGGCCCTGCTGCTTGGAACGGCCCCGGCGGAACTTTTGCAGCTTTATTTTCTGGCGGCGGTTTTCTGCGTGAGCTCGGTAGCCGCTTTCGGCTACGCCATAAACGAGTGGGCGGACGGAAAAAGCGACGAGTTGGCTCAAAAACCCAACTCCATGGCTGGCTTAAAACTCCGGTCCCGCGCCTTCTCGGTCCTTCTGCCCCTTCTGGCGGGAGGCGGCGCGGCCCTCGCGGGAGGTTTCGGCCCTGCCGCAAACACGGTTCTGGCCCTGGAGTTTTTTCTGGTGGCGGCCTATTCGATTTCTCCTTTAAGGCTCAAGGAAAGAGGCGTTTTTGGAGTAATGGCCGATGCGCTGTCGTCGGGCTTCCTTCCGGGCCTTTTCATCATCCTGGCCTTTTCCCGCAAGGCCCCGGACATTCCGATCAGGGCCGTAATCTTCGACGTTTTCCTCCTGACCCAGCTTCTGGCTGCCGGAATCAAGGGCATACTCACCCATCAGGACCTTGACCGGGAAAACGACCGGGCCGCAGGAACCATAACATTCGCCCTTTCCACAGGCCCAGCAACCCTTCGCCGGATACTGGTCAAAATCTGCTATCCGGCGGAACTTTTCGCCATCACGGGGATGGTCATCAGCATTTATCCTGCGGCTCCCCTTGTTCTGCCGGTCTTCATTCTTTACTCTCTGATGGAGCTTTCAAAAATCGGCATGAACTGGCGTGTTGCGGCGGGTTCGGGCCAAGTTCCCTACCTTCCCTTTTACAACAACTTCTTCCAGGAGCTGGCCTGGCCCCTCACCCTGGCCTTTTCCGCCTCCCTGGTCCACCCCGCCCTTTCGATCCTTCCCATCTTCCAGGTGATTTTTTTCTACAAAAACATCCCGGCCCAGACGGAGGAGTTCCTTCGCCTCAATTCGGCCTACAGAAACCGCCTTTCGGAGTGGATGGAGGCGCGCAGGAGAAGGGAGATCGAGGCGGAGGACAAAAAGAACAGACACTGGGAGAAAGACTGA
- a CDS encoding TIGR01212 family radical SAM protein (This family includes YhcC from E. coli K-12, an uncharacterized radical SAM protein.), translated as MSAPYPDYSSYLKGLFGCRVHKITVDAGLSCPNRDGTISFGGCIYCNERGSGTGAAARGLSVAAQLEAAMPYLGRRFKAEKFIAYFQSFTNTHAPVERLAALWNEALSVEGVVGLSIGTRPDCVPDPVLDLARRLSEKCLFWMEYGLQSANDRTLSLINRGHDSRAFADAVKRTKARGIPVCAHAILGLPGETPADMAATANFLAGLGVEGVKLHLLYVVKNTPMEALFRAGEYQCLPEDEYVALAVDFIRRLPPSTIIHRLTGDPHPDELAAPSWLIGSKSRVIAKIRDSLGK; from the coding sequence ATGAGCGCCCCTTACCCCGACTATTCGTCGTACCTGAAGGGCCTTTTCGGATGCCGGGTGCACAAGATTACGGTGGACGCGGGGTTATCCTGCCCCAACCGGGACGGAACCATAAGTTTCGGGGGCTGCATCTACTGCAACGAGCGGGGAAGCGGCACGGGGGCGGCGGCGCGCGGGCTTTCGGTGGCCGCCCAGTTGGAGGCGGCCATGCCCTACCTTGGCCGGCGCTTCAAGGCCGAAAAATTCATCGCCTATTTCCAGAGCTTCACCAACACCCACGCGCCGGTTGAAAGGCTTGCGGCTCTCTGGAACGAGGCCCTTTCGGTGGAGGGCGTCGTGGGGCTTTCCATCGGCACCCGGCCCGACTGCGTACCCGACCCCGTCCTCGATCTTGCCCGCAGGCTTTCCGAAAAATGCCTTTTCTGGATGGAATACGGGCTCCAGTCCGCAAATGACAGGACCCTTTCCCTCATCAACCGGGGCCACGACTCCAGGGCCTTCGCCGACGCGGTGAAAAGAACGAAAGCGCGCGGAATCCCCGTGTGCGCCCACGCCATTCTTGGGCTTCCGGGCGAAACGCCCGCCGACATGGCCGCCACAGCCAATTTTCTGGCTGGTCTCGGCGTGGAGGGGGTGAAGCTCCATCTTCTCTACGTTGTGAAAAATACCCCCATGGAGGCGCTTTTTCGGGCGGGCGAATACCAATGCCTTCCCGAGGACGAATACGTGGCGCTGGCCGTGGATTTCATCCGCCGCCTTCCGCCTTCCACCATTATCCACAGGCTGACCGGCGACCCGCATCCCGACGAGCTTGCGGCCCCTTCCTGGCTGATCGGCTCCAAGAGCCGGGTGATCGCCAAAATTCGTGACAGCCTGGGAAAGTAG
- a CDS encoding citrate synthase, whose amino-acid sequence MGEKAILTVGGKTVELPIVDGSEGEKGIDISALNKLTGYLAYDPGFANTASCSSAITFLDGEKGILRYRGIPVNELAEKSTFVETSYLLINGRLPSRKELNDFSVLLNDHSLVHEDMRVFFQNFPRAAHPMGILSAMVTALRGFYPELEGLSRSEALNVQVTRLLSKVRTMAAMSYKISRGHQVVYPRPDLSYCANFLNMMFNSPVKPYDIDDDLTRALNVFWILHADHEQNCSTAAVRLVGSARVNFYAAVSAGMAALWGPLHGGANQAVIEMLEEIAKNGGDFAPFLKRAKDKNDPYRLMGFGHRVYRTYDPRARIMREMADRVLQKLNRSDPLLDIARRLEDAVTKDPYFVDHNLYPNVDFFAGIVLRAIGIPTNMFTVMFAIGRLPGWIAQWKEGADDPKWKLNRPRQVYTGPTECHYVPFDQRP is encoded by the coding sequence ATGGGAGAAAAAGCCATCCTCACGGTGGGAGGAAAAACCGTCGAACTTCCGATAGTGGACGGGTCGGAGGGGGAAAAAGGAATCGACATATCGGCCCTAAACAAGCTCACCGGGTATCTGGCGTACGATCCGGGTTTCGCCAACACGGCAAGCTGCTCAAGCGCCATCACCTTTCTAGACGGCGAGAAGGGAATTCTGCGTTACAGGGGAATTCCGGTCAACGAGCTGGCCGAAAAATCCACCTTCGTGGAAACGAGCTACCTTCTTATTAACGGTCGCCTTCCATCCAGGAAGGAACTGAACGATTTCTCGGTTCTTCTTAACGACCACTCCCTTGTCCACGAGGACATGAGGGTGTTTTTCCAGAATTTTCCGCGAGCCGCGCACCCCATGGGCATTCTGTCGGCAATGGTCACGGCCCTTCGCGGCTTTTACCCGGAACTCGAGGGCCTTTCCAGGAGCGAGGCCCTAAACGTCCAGGTTACGCGCCTGCTTTCGAAGGTCCGCACCATGGCGGCCATGTCCTACAAGATTTCGCGCGGCCACCAGGTGGTCTATCCAAGGCCCGATCTTTCCTATTGCGCAAATTTTCTGAACATGATGTTCAACTCGCCCGTAAAGCCCTACGACATAGACGACGATCTCACCCGCGCTTTAAACGTTTTCTGGATTCTCCACGCCGACCACGAGCAGAACTGCTCCACGGCGGCGGTGAGGCTGGTGGGAAGCGCCAGGGTGAATTTTTACGCGGCGGTTTCGGCGGGCATGGCGGCCCTGTGGGGGCCCCTGCACGGCGGGGCCAACCAGGCGGTGATAGAGATGCTGGAGGAGATCGCCAAAAACGGCGGGGACTTCGCTCCTTTTCTCAAACGCGCCAAGGACAAGAACGACCCCTACCGGCTCATGGGTTTCGGCCACCGGGTCTACAGGACCTACGACCCCCGCGCCCGGATAATGCGCGAGATGGCCGACAGGGTTCTTCAAAAGCTCAACAGGAGTGATCCGCTTCTGGACATCGCCCGCCGCCTTGAGGACGCCGTCACCAAGGACCCCTATTTCGTGGACCACAACCTTTACCCCAACGTGGATTTTTTTGCGGGCATAGTTTTGCGGGCCATAGGGATTCCCACCAACATGTTCACGGTGATGTTCGCCATAGGCCGCCTTCCGGGCTGGATAGCCCAGTGGAAGGAGGGGGCGGACGATCCCAAATGGAAGCTCAACCGGCCCAGGCAGGTCTACACCGGCCCCACGGAATGCCATTACGTGCCTTTTGATCAAAGGCCGTAA
- a CDS encoding NAD+ synthase: protein MKIGLAQINPVIGDFCANASKIREYCEKARKAGCDLAVFPELSLCGYPPRDFLERSDFLDACERAFWGLVKDVRGIGVIAGYPERIADEAGLPIANAAVLFEDGEILHTAHKRLLPSYDVFDETRYFRPGLDAEVFSYKGRTLGLSICEDAWNDADFFPRRLYTWDPVEALAIEGADLIINVAASPFHAGKYRLRRSLMAHAAKKYGVFTVYVNQVGGNDHLVFDGSSTAHDATGRLVAAGADFAEDLAVCAPPTGTGGISPQSETDTEALYRALVLGTRDYVKKCGYRSAVIGLSGGIDSALTAAIAAEALGPPNVTTLFMPSVYTSPDNFSDTRILAGNLSTAYDIIPITPFFEAYLDNLPGICSRSAPTLVEQNIQARIRGMILMAFSNRHGALVLSTGNKSELAVGYSTLYGDMCGGLAVISDLWKTTVYELSRYVNRSREVIPTKILTKAPSAELKADQKDQDDLPPYDDLDAILKSYLEDGLEAYAIAGLGFAPSVVDDVIRRVVRNEYKRRQAAVGLRITPKAFGEGRRCPIAHGYAPGSLKAENSGKTCTEAS, encoded by the coding sequence ATGAAAATCGGACTGGCCCAGATAAATCCCGTAATAGGGGATTTTTGCGCCAACGCTTCAAAAATACGCGAGTACTGCGAAAAGGCGCGAAAAGCGGGCTGCGATCTCGCCGTTTTTCCAGAGCTTTCCCTCTGCGGGTATCCGCCCAGGGACTTTCTGGAAAGGAGCGATTTCCTGGACGCCTGCGAGAGGGCCTTTTGGGGGCTTGTGAAGGACGTGCGCGGAATAGGGGTGATCGCGGGCTATCCCGAAAGGATCGCGGACGAGGCAGGGCTGCCCATCGCCAACGCGGCGGTCCTGTTCGAGGACGGCGAAATCCTCCACACCGCCCACAAGAGGCTTCTGCCCTCCTACGACGTTTTCGACGAAACCCGCTACTTCAGGCCGGGCCTCGATGCCGAGGTCTTTTCCTACAAGGGGCGGACCCTGGGCCTTTCCATCTGCGAGGACGCCTGGAACGACGCGGATTTCTTTCCCAGAAGGCTCTATACCTGGGACCCGGTGGAGGCCCTGGCCATCGAGGGGGCGGATCTGATAATAAACGTCGCAGCCTCGCCCTTTCACGCCGGAAAGTACAGGCTGCGCAGAAGCCTCATGGCTCACGCGGCGAAAAAGTACGGGGTATTCACCGTTTACGTGAACCAGGTCGGCGGAAACGACCACCTGGTTTTCGACGGATCTTCAACCGCCCACGACGCGACCGGCAGGCTGGTGGCTGCTGGGGCTGATTTTGCGGAAGACCTGGCCGTCTGCGCCCCCCCGACCGGGACGGGCGGCATAAGCCCCCAGTCGGAAACCGACACAGAGGCCCTGTACCGGGCATTGGTTCTGGGTACGAGAGATTACGTGAAAAAATGCGGCTACAGGAGCGCGGTGATAGGGCTTTCCGGGGGCATCGATTCGGCCCTCACGGCGGCAATAGCAGCCGAGGCCCTGGGGCCACCCAACGTCACCACGCTTTTCATGCCCTCGGTCTACACATCGCCCGACAATTTTTCCGACACCCGCATTTTGGCCGGAAATCTTTCCACGGCCTATGATATCATACCCATAACGCCTTTTTTCGAGGCCTATCTCGACAACCTGCCGGGCATCTGTTCAAGGAGCGCGCCCACCCTTGTGGAGCAGAACATCCAGGCCCGCATAAGGGGAATGATCCTCATGGCCTTTTCCAACCGCCACGGAGCCCTGGTGCTTTCAACGGGCAACAAGAGCGAGCTTGCGGTGGGGTACAGCACCCTTTACGGAGACATGTGCGGCGGGCTGGCGGTGATTTCCGATCTCTGGAAAACCACCGTTTACGAGCTTTCGCGTTACGTCAACCGCTCGCGGGAGGTTATCCCCACGAAAATTCTGACCAAGGCCCCGTCCGCAGAACTGAAGGCGGACCAGAAGGACCAGGACGACCTGCCGCCATACGACGACCTGGACGCCATCCTGAAGTCCTACCTGGAAGACGGGCTTGAGGCTTATGCCATAGCAGGGCTTGGCTTCGCTCCTTCGGTGGTGGATGACGTGATACGCCGGGTGGTCCGAAACGAGTACAAGAGGCGGCAGGCCGCAGTGGGGCTTCGCATAACCCCCAAGGCCTTCGGCGAGGGCAGGCGCTGCCCCATCGCCCACGGCTACGCGCCCGGCTCGCTTAAGGCGGAAAATTCAGGCAAGACCTGCACGGAGGCATCTTGA
- a CDS encoding hydrogenase iron-sulfur subunit, translated as MQNPRKTSPAGEPRIGVYVCHCGHNIGKVVDCAAVAEKALGYPFVVSATDVAYACSEPGQEAIRNDIAEKNINRVVVASCSPRLHEPTFRRMLSDAGLNPYLLEMANLREQCSWVHMFEPENATIKAVDLVRMSAARAAGLDSLYEEKHSLVKRTLVIGGGVAGIQAALDLADSGYEVVLVEKSPTIGGVMALLDKTFPTIDCSIUILGPKMTDAGRHPNITIHTLSEVTDVSGSVGNFSVTVRKKARFVNDKDCTSCGDCSKVCPVVRPDEFNQGLGSRKAIFKPFPQAVPSSYLINVNECLGHNPAVCSKCVDACTKGCIDFHMSDSEFTVDVGAVIVATGLSVYDPTEQDEYGYTRFENVLTSMEFERLINAGGPTKGEVLRPTDREVPKRVGFIQCVGSRNARKGGSYCSNVCCMNTVKSSLMLKEHYPGIDVTVFYMDIRAFGKGFEDLYLRSRRLGTRYLRGLPGTVSENPDKSLTVSVENTATGKVETVTLDMLVLAVGIKPSPDTQRIKEMLGLQLTSDGFFLEAHPKLQPVDAATRGVFYAGCAEGPKDIKDSVTQASAAAARAIRLLHKGEISSEPIISVIDPEKCKFCGKCAEVCPYKAITVDVKRKIAAQVNTAACAGCGTCAAECRFDAISMNHFTDPQIESQVDALLCENPEGKILTFACNWCSYAGADNAGVARLQYPPNARLIRTMCSGRVDEKFIWRGLKKGVPVILVSGCHIGDCHYIDANHWTVKRVEKVREKMAKLGIRPERLQLEWISAAEGIRFANIMTRMEELRRGVTAEEIAETRRILLAEDERKAAKKTS; from the coding sequence ATGCAGAACCCAAGAAAGACATCGCCCGCCGGGGAGCCCAGAATCGGCGTTTACGTCTGCCATTGCGGCCACAACATAGGAAAGGTTGTGGACTGCGCGGCAGTCGCCGAAAAGGCCCTGGGCTATCCCTTTGTGGTGTCCGCCACCGACGTGGCCTACGCCTGCTCCGAGCCGGGGCAGGAGGCCATCAGGAACGACATCGCAGAAAAGAACATCAACCGCGTGGTGGTGGCGTCCTGCTCCCCAAGGCTTCACGAGCCCACCTTCCGACGGATGCTTTCCGACGCGGGTTTGAATCCGTATCTCCTGGAAATGGCGAACCTTCGGGAGCAGTGCTCCTGGGTCCACATGTTTGAGCCGGAAAACGCCACCATAAAGGCCGTTGATCTCGTGCGCATGTCGGCGGCCAGGGCTGCTGGCCTCGACTCCCTGTACGAGGAAAAGCATTCGCTGGTCAAACGCACCCTGGTGATCGGCGGCGGGGTCGCGGGCATCCAGGCGGCCCTGGACTTGGCCGATTCGGGCTACGAGGTGGTCCTGGTGGAAAAAAGCCCCACCATAGGCGGGGTCATGGCCTTGCTGGACAAGACCTTTCCGACCATAGACTGCAGTATCTGAATACTTGGCCCGAAAATGACGGATGCCGGTCGGCATCCCAACATAACGATTCACACGCTTAGCGAAGTAACCGACGTATCCGGCTCAGTGGGCAATTTCTCCGTGACGGTCAGGAAAAAGGCCCGGTTCGTGAACGATAAGGACTGCACCTCCTGCGGCGACTGCTCCAAGGTCTGCCCGGTGGTGCGGCCCGACGAGTTCAACCAGGGCCTGGGCTCCCGCAAGGCCATATTCAAGCCCTTTCCCCAGGCCGTGCCGTCGAGCTACCTCATCAACGTGAACGAGTGCCTGGGGCATAACCCGGCGGTGTGCTCCAAGTGCGTGGACGCCTGCACCAAGGGCTGCATAGATTTTCACATGTCCGACTCTGAATTCACCGTGGACGTGGGAGCCGTTATCGTGGCCACCGGGCTTTCCGTGTACGACCCCACCGAACAGGACGAATACGGCTACACCCGGTTTGAGAATGTTCTCACCAGCATGGAGTTCGAGCGGCTCATAAACGCGGGCGGCCCCACAAAGGGCGAAGTCCTTCGGCCCACCGACCGCGAGGTGCCGAAGCGCGTGGGTTTCATCCAGTGCGTGGGAAGCCGGAACGCCAGGAAGGGCGGAAGCTACTGCTCGAACGTGTGCTGCATGAACACCGTCAAGTCCTCGCTCATGCTGAAGGAGCACTACCCCGGAATCGACGTCACGGTGTTTTACATGGACATCCGGGCTTTCGGAAAGGGCTTCGAGGACCTGTATTTAAGAAGCCGCCGCCTGGGGACCCGCTATCTGCGCGGCCTTCCCGGAACGGTGTCGGAAAACCCCGATAAAAGCCTCACCGTCTCGGTGGAAAACACGGCCACTGGCAAGGTGGAGACCGTAACGCTCGACATGCTGGTGCTGGCCGTGGGCATAAAGCCCTCCCCCGACACCCAGCGCATAAAGGAGATGCTGGGTCTTCAGCTTACCAGCGACGGATTTTTCCTGGAGGCCCACCCTAAGCTCCAGCCGGTGGACGCAGCCACCAGGGGCGTTTTTTATGCGGGCTGCGCCGAGGGCCCCAAGGACATCAAGGACTCGGTGACCCAGGCTTCCGCCGCTGCGGCGCGGGCCATAAGGCTTCTGCACAAGGGCGAGATAAGCTCTGAGCCCATAATCTCGGTGATAGACCCTGAAAAATGCAAGTTCTGCGGAAAATGCGCCGAGGTCTGCCCGTACAAGGCCATCACCGTTGACGTAAAGCGCAAAATCGCCGCCCAGGTGAATACGGCGGCCTGCGCCGGGTGCGGAACCTGCGCCGCCGAGTGCAGGTTCGATGCAATTTCCATGAACCACTTCACCGATCCTCAAATCGAGAGCCAGGTGGACGCACTTCTGTGTGAAAACCCGGAGGGCAAGATTTTAACCTTCGCCTGCAACTGGTGCTCCTACGCGGGCGCTGACAACGCGGGCGTGGCAAGGCTCCAGTATCCGCCAAACGCCCGGCTCATCCGCACAATGTGTTCGGGGCGGGTGGATGAAAAATTCATCTGGCGGGGCCTTAAAAAAGGTGTGCCGGTGATTCTGGTTTCCGGCTGCCACATCGGCGACTGCCATTACATAGACGCCAACCACTGGACCGTGAAGCGCGTGGAAAAGGTACGCGAAAAAATGGCCAAGCTCGGCATACGTCCCGAACGGCTCCAACTCGAATGGATAAGCGCCGCAGAAGGAATACGCTTCGCCAATATAATGACCCGCATGGAGGAACTGCGCCGGGGAGTGACGGCTGAGGAAATAGCGGAAACCCGCCGGATACTCCTGGCCGAGGATGAAAGGAAGGCTGCGAAAAAGACATCCTGA
- a CDS encoding YifB family Mg chelatase-like AAA ATPase, with the protein MLARAFSGAVIGIDATLVEVEVDLSIGLPSTATVGLPEASVKESKERVKAAVINSGYLFPEDRITVNLAPADIRKEGTGFDLPIALGILAAIGMVPREALDNHLIIGELSLDGRVKPVRGALPVAVAARDCGKRGVMLSRENAAEAAVVNGIEVLPVDNLADAAEFFRGDKEIAPASIDLNALFDTKRTGSSADFSEVQGQEHVKRALEVACAGGHNVILIGPPGSGKTMLARRLPSVLPPMSFEEALSTTKIYSVAGLLGKGQALVTERPFRSPHHTISDAGLIGGGRNPRPGEVSLAHNGVLFLDELPEFKKNVLEVMRQPLEDRFVNLSRAAIAVSYPASFMLVAAMNPCPCGFLGDTTHQCRCNPRQVAAYRSRVSGPLLDRIDIHVEVPAVAYKELAGTGLSEPSEAIRERVAKTRKMGEKRLAGLSIYCNAQMQNRHLKKFCRTDQASERLLEQAVDKLGLSARGYNRVLKIARTIADMAGQEDISVRHIAEAIQYRSLDRNSQGA; encoded by the coding sequence ATGCTGGCAAGGGCATTTTCCGGGGCTGTAATCGGCATTGACGCCACCCTTGTGGAGGTGGAGGTGGACCTTTCCATAGGGCTTCCCTCCACCGCAACAGTGGGGCTTCCCGAGGCCTCGGTGAAGGAGAGCAAGGAGAGGGTTAAGGCGGCGGTGATCAATTCCGGCTACCTCTTCCCCGAAGACCGCATCACCGTGAACCTCGCGCCCGCCGATATCCGCAAGGAGGGCACGGGATTCGATCTCCCAATAGCTCTTGGCATTCTGGCCGCCATCGGCATGGTCCCGCGCGAAGCCCTGGACAACCACCTCATAATCGGCGAGCTTTCCCTTGACGGCAGGGTGAAGCCCGTGCGCGGCGCGCTTCCGGTTGCCGTGGCAGCCAGGGACTGCGGCAAGCGCGGGGTGATGCTTTCCCGCGAAAACGCGGCGGAGGCAGCCGTGGTTAACGGCATAGAGGTTCTTCCGGTGGACAACCTCGCAGACGCCGCCGAGTTTTTTAGAGGGGACAAGGAAATCGCCCCGGCAAGCATCGACTTGAACGCTCTTTTCGACACCAAGCGTACCGGCTCGTCGGCGGATTTTTCCGAGGTCCAGGGCCAGGAGCACGTCAAAAGGGCGCTCGAGGTGGCCTGCGCGGGCGGCCATAACGTGATACTCATAGGCCCGCCTGGTTCCGGCAAGACCATGCTGGCACGCAGGCTTCCCTCGGTGCTGCCCCCCATGTCATTCGAGGAGGCCCTTTCCACCACGAAAATCTACTCCGTGGCCGGGCTTCTTGGGAAGGGCCAGGCCCTAGTCACCGAGCGGCCCTTCCGCTCGCCCCATCACACCATAAGCGACGCAGGGCTCATCGGCGGCGGGCGCAACCCCCGCCCAGGCGAGGTGAGCCTGGCGCACAACGGCGTGCTTTTTCTGGACGAGCTTCCCGAATTCAAGAAAAACGTGCTGGAGGTCATGCGCCAGCCCCTGGAGGACCGCTTCGTCAACCTGTCGCGGGCCGCCATAGCAGTGTCCTACCCGGCCTCCTTCATGCTGGTGGCGGCCATGAACCCCTGCCCCTGCGGCTTTCTGGGCGACACCACCCACCAGTGCAGGTGTAACCCCCGGCAGGTAGCGGCCTACCGCTCGCGGGTTTCCGGGCCGCTTTTGGATCGAATCGACATCCATGTGGAGGTTCCTGCGGTGGCCTACAAGGAACTGGCCGGAACGGGCCTTAGCGAGCCTTCGGAGGCCATACGCGAGCGCGTGGCCAAAACCAGGAAAATGGGTGAAAAGCGCCTGGCCGGGCTTTCCATCTACTGCAACGCCCAGATGCAGAACAGGCACCTGAAGAAATTCTGCCGCACGGATCAGGCGTCCGAGCGCCTTCTGGAGCAGGCGGTGGACAAGCTGGGGCTATCCGCCAGGGGTTACAACCGGGTCTTGAAAATAGCCCGCACCATCGCGGACATGGCGGGCCAGGAGGACATCAGCGTCCGTCATATAGCCGAAGCCATTCAGTACCGTTCTTTAGACAGAAACAGCCAGGGGGCCTGA